The Thermoleophilaceae bacterium genomic sequence GGGACCACGTTCACGGCGGGGCCGAACACTATGCTCAGAGGCCGGAATGAAGGTCCTCCTCACGAACGACGATGGCATCCAGGCCACGGGCCTGAACACCCTGCGCAGGGCCCTCCTGCAGGTGCCCGGCGTGGAGCTGGCCGTGATCGCTCCCGATTCGAACAGGAGCGCCACGGCGCGCTCGATCACCACCCGCCACCCGCTGTGGGTGGACGAGATCGAGTTCGCCGACGGCACCACCGGCTACGCCACCGACGGCACTCCGGTGGACTGCGTGCGCTTCGCGGCGCTCGGCCTCGTGGAGTTCGAGCCGGAGCTGATCGTGTCGGGAATCAACCACGGCTCGAACCTGGGCGACGACATCACCTACTCCGGCACCGTGGCCGCGGCGCTCGAGGGCATCGTCCTCGGCGTGCCGGCAATTGCCGTGTCCCAGCAGTCGAACATGCGGGAGCTGGACTTCCGGCTCGGACGCGAGTTCTGCTTCGACCAGGCGGCGGCCTTCGTGGCGCGCATCGTCGAGGAGCTCGAGAGCGTGCCCATGCCCGAGGGCACGCTGCTGAACATCAACTGCCCGGCCGGCGAGGTGAACGGCGCGCGCGTGTGCCGGCTGGGACGGCGCGTATATCGCGACGAGCTCCACCTGCTGGAGGAGGAGGGCAGCCGCCGCCGCTACCGCATCTACGGTGACGATCCGGACTACGAGCGCGAGGAGGGCACAGACTTCGCCGCGATCGCGGACAACTGCATCGCGGTCACGCCCCTGCACTTCGACCTGACGGCCGAGTCGGGGATCGAGTCGCTCGCGGACTTCGACCTCGACCGCCTGCTCCGACCTGCCGCGCAAGAGGTTGAGTAGGACCCAGACGCCACAGCAGCGGGTGGAGGAGCTGCGCAAGCAGCTCGACTACCACAACCACCGCTACTACGTCCTCGACGATCCCGAGATCTCGGACGCCGACTACGACGTCCTCATCAACGAGCTGCGCGAGATCG encodes the following:
- the surE gene encoding 5'/3'-nucleotidase SurE, producing the protein MKVLLTNDDGIQATGLNTLRRALLQVPGVELAVIAPDSNRSATARSITTRHPLWVDEIEFADGTTGYATDGTPVDCVRFAALGLVEFEPELIVSGINHGSNLGDDITYSGTVAAALEGIVLGVPAIAVSQQSNMRELDFRLGREFCFDQAAAFVARIVEELESVPMPEGTLLNINCPAGEVNGARVCRLGRRVYRDELHLLEEEGSRRRYRIYGDDPDYEREEGTDFAAIADNCIAVTPLHFDLTAESGIESLADFDLDRLLRPAAQEVE